The segment AGGAGTTCTCTTTGTTGAAATTTCctgattttttgtttgaaaaatacaGGTTATGAACTATTATTCCAAGTGCCTCGATCGTTTTTGTAAATTTCGTAAATTTCGTCGCCCGTAATATGTGTTTCTCTTTTTGATCATTAAACACTATCCAAAGTGTTGCATTTTCCATTTGGCTCTGCTACCTCTTTGATGTTCATTGAAATGGATTTTTCTCtagtttttattgtttatttattagttatcACTACTTTGGCTACCATTTATTGGTGTATTAAGTGTGAGCTTTACTTAcatgtattttatttcatgtaAGTTGAATTGAAGTAATAAATCCAAATCGACAGCTTATCATCTCTATCTTCCTATTATCTTCAGCTCCTTTGCCATGGATGTCACACATTCAGTTGAAACGCTGATTGACTCTACAACCTCTAAGATACAACAGCTTCAGAAAGCATTTGCTGAGCTTGAAAGCCACAAAGCATTAACACTCAACTTGAAATGGAAAGAACTTGAAGAACATTTCCATGGGCTAGAGAAATCCTTGAAGAGGCGTTTTGATGAGTTAGAAGACCAAGAAAGGGAATATGAAACCAAAACAACAGAGGCACGTCAAAAGTTAGAGAAGCGAGAAGCTGCTATTTTGGCTAAAGAGACAGCCTCACTGGAGTgtcttcaaaagaaaagagatgctGCGGCATTTGCTGTTGCTAATGCACGAGAGAAGCACAGGAAGGTGGCATCAGAAACGCCTTCTTGCCCTGATGACTATCAAAGTGGGGAACCAAATGTGGTAGATAAACCACCTGATTCTTTGAATAGTGAAAATAACTCAGATGGTTTGAAAGATACTCCTAATGATGATGAACACTTTGGTGTCAAGTCTTATCCTCAATTAGTACAATTATGTCAAGAGATGGACTCTGCAGGGCTGCACAAATTTATATCTGACAATCGGAAGAACCTTGCTGCAGTAAGGGAGGAGATTCCATTTGCACTAAAAGCCGCAGCAAACCCAGCCTGTATGGTTTTGGACTCCTTGGAAGATTTCTACAGTGGAGAAGTTGCTAACTTGgatggaaagaaaaactcaGATCTACTGGGTTCTCGCCGAACCTGCATCATGTTGATGGAATGTTTAAGCATTTTGCTGAAAACTATGAATGCTGAATCTGTTTCTAAAGTGATGTCAGCCGAAGTCAAGATGCAAGCAAAGAAAATTGCTGGAGAATGGAAACCAAAGTTGGATGCTCTTGATGTGGATGCTAGTAATGGCAACTCATTGGAGGCTCATGCCTTTTTGCAGCTTCTGGATACTTTTGGCATTGCATCTGATTTTAATGATGTAGAGTTATCCAGGCTTGTGCCAATGGTCTCCCGTCGACGCCAAGCAGCTGATTTATGTCGATCTCTAGGGTTATCAGACAAAATGCCAGGTCAGTCTTTCATTCTTAAATGGACAATGTCAAGAAGCTATTTGACAACCAAATATAGTAGGGTCAATGGAGGTGCGTGCAAGTAGGCCCGAACAAAAATGTTGAGAAGGATATTTATGGAAGATCGTATATTTTAATCgtaattcattctttctttgttctatCTCAACACTATCTTTCAGAAGATTTGATTAGTTTGGATAGGTATATGCAGTATAGGGTATTGGATGCGGATTCACCTCAACTTAGTCCTTTTCATTCTTGTTAATGGTTTCTTTGCCCGTCGTTCTCCAGGTGTCATCGAAGTATTGGTTAACAGTGGAAGGCAAATTGACGCAGTGAATTTGGCTTTTGCATTTGAACTTACAGAGCAGTTCTTTCCAGTGCCATTGCTGAAGTCCTATCTCAAGGAGGCCAAGAAAGTGTCTTCACAAGCCAAACCTGGAAATGCATCCCCCACCGCACAGGTTTTTCACTACTTACCgagttttgtttaattactTCATCTGAATCAAAGAATAATGTTAGAATCTCATATTGGTTACTGAATCTGGAGCTTGTTTTTACACTTCCTGTGATCATCTTAGGGAGCTACAGTTGACATGAGTTTCTCCTAGAttgaattttccttttattagaATCAAAGTATGCAGGTGTTAGATCCTCGAACACGAGACAGGACGTTTTGCGCTATCTATCATTATCTCTCCCTTCGTGTGCTAGTTCTATTTTCGCTTCTTTCTCTATTATGTgaagtttcttcttttccttcattgtttttgtacaaattttccttttattagaATCAAAGTATTCAGGTGTTAGATCCTCGAACCCGAGACAGGACGTTTTGCGCTATCTATCATTATCTCTCCCTTCGTGTGCTAGTTCtattttcgtttctttctctattatgtgatgtttcttcttttccttcattGTTTTTGGACAAATTTCAGAATGATGTTAGTGACAGAGAGCTGACTGCCCTTAAGGCCGTAATCAAGTGCATTGAAGAGCATAAACTCGAAGAGCAATACCCTGTAGACCCTCTTCAGAAACGGGTCATCCAGCTCGAGAAAGCTAAGGCCGACCAGAAAAGGGTGACTGAGGCTACAAAACCTCAACCAAAGCGACCTCGTGCAAATGGTGTTGGTTATGCCCCTCTTGTCAATAACAACAATGGTGCTGACAAGAACTTCTACGGTAGAGTGACAGATAGATACCCACCGTACATGTACGACCGACCGTACATGTATCACCCGACCCCTAACGACAACCATTGCCCACCCCTCTTGGGCTCAGCTATGTACAACATGCCTCCTGCAGCTCATGGAAACTACTTTGGAAATGCTTACCAGTACCAAGCTGCTGCATATCTTCACTGAATGAGATGAAAGATGGTAAGAGGTGAGTGTGATCCTTGGTTAACTATTTAGAGTATTAACCCTCAATGGATGTGGC is part of the Cucurbita pepo subsp. pepo cultivar mu-cu-16 chromosome LG12, ASM280686v2, whole genome shotgun sequence genome and harbors:
- the LOC111806855 gene encoding FRIGIDA-like protein 3; translation: MDVTHSVETLIDSTTSKIQQLQKAFAELESHKALTLNLKWKELEEHFHGLEKSLKRRFDELEDQEREYETKTTEARQKLEKREAAILAKETASLECLQKKRDAAAFAVANAREKHRKVASETPSCPDDYQSGEPNVVDKPPDSLNSENNSDGLKDTPNDDEHFGVKSYPQLVQLCQEMDSAGLHKFISDNRKNLAAVREEIPFALKAAANPACMVLDSLEDFYSGEVANLDGKKNSDLLGSRRTCIMLMECLSILLKTMNAESVSKVMSAEVKMQAKKIAGEWKPKLDALDVDASNGNSLEAHAFLQLLDTFGIASDFNDVELSRLVPMVSRRRQAADLCRSLGLSDKMPGVIEVLVNSGRQIDAVNLAFAFELTEQFFPVPLLKSYLKEAKKVSSQAKPGNASPTAQNDVSDRELTALKAVIKCIEEHKLEEQYPVDPLQKRVIQLEKAKADQKRVTEATKPQPKRPRANGVGYAPLVNNNNGADKNFYGRVTDRYPPYMYDRPYMYHPTPNDNHCPPLLGSAMYNMPPAAHGNYFGNAYQYQAAAYLH